Sequence from the Methanobacterium alkalithermotolerans genome:
CACCGGCCCCCAGGGTGAAAAATCCTATCTGCGGATGTTCCAGATTATCACTAGCTGATTTTATCCCCAGTTTTTCCAGAGAACCATTCTGCCACTGTTTATAACCGGGAATATCCGGGTTCTCATTTAAAACCACCACCACCTGCAAGTTTTCATTAGCTTTTAAAGCATTTTTAAGGGCCTTAATCATGGTTTTATTGGTGAAGTACTGATTCTCCAGGTAGATGAAATCCTGTGCCCGGGCTATAGCCTTACGGTAAGCTTCAAATATTCCCCTTTCACCTTTTTTACTTAAAGAATCAGGAGTGATGGAGCGGGCTATCTGCAGGGGAATATCACCGGTAGAAACCGGACTAAAACGACTTTTTAACATGCCCTGGCCCTGGTATTCTTTCTGAGTGATATGGTTCCATAGCTGCAGAAAAAATTCTTCCAGGTAAGTTAAGGATTCTCCTTCCAGTTGGAGGGAAACATCATGTACCGGTCCTCCCTCCCGGCGAGGATCCGCAATTAAATGGGAGGTGGTATCCCAGTATAGTTGTTTGAAGGGTGAGCCGATGATGAATCCGGTTTTACCATCAATTAATAGGGTCTTGGCATGCATTACATATAGGCCCTTAGAGGTGAATTCCCGCACCTCCACTCCACTTTTCTGGAAATAATCCCTTATCTGGATGAAATTATCGGGAATCAGTAGATTCTCATTGAGGACTATTTTTACTTCCACCCCTCTTTTACTGGCCCGGGATAAGGCCTTGACCAGGAATTCCCGGGGAGGGTATTCATCAGAATAAGTGGCCAGGAGTTCTGGATCAAATTCAAACTGGGTCAGGTAGATGAAATTCCGGGCCTGGTTAATTTCTCTTAGCATACTCTCCAGGGCCACCTCATTATCAATCAAAAACTCCACCTTATTTTTAGTGGTGTACCTGGATTTTTTAGACCGGCCCAGTGTTACCAGCCAGCCCACAGCATCTTGCCGGTTTAATTGTATATCATCGGCCTTTATTATGGCGCAGGATGGATCCTGAATTTTTTCTCCAATATAAAGATCACTTACATCCAGGCTATCACGTACCGCCACTTCTATATCCTCTTTTTCGCCTAAAAGAGTATGGTAACTGGAAGGAGGGTAATATATTTCATAGTATCCTTCTTTACTCGTGCGGGATTTGCCCAGAATTTTCTCACCTTTAAGCCGGGGTAATACTTTATCCACCAGTTTAAGCGGATCCTTTTCCAGAATAGAGTTTTCTTTCCTATTCACCTTCCGGGCCACCACCACCAGATCCTTTAAAGGTTGGCCTTCTTCATCCACCAATTTTCCAGTTACTCCATGATGATTGCCCTGTAATTTTATCTCCCCTAGATTAATCACCTTTCCAGTAAATTCTCCTGCAATCTGAGTTTCATAAATTAAATCCCCTTCCAGGAGCACTTCCATTTTAATTTTAAAGTGGTGATTAGTAAAAAGAGCATCATCAGATGAAAGATCAGTTTTCACCTGAAATTCACCCTTCTTATGGGTTCTACTTTCTCCTAACTTACCCTGGTCCAGTAAACCCGCCTTATCAGGATTATAAATTATCACCTGATAGGAGGGTAGATTAAATCCTTTTATTCTCTTTAATCGTCCTTTAAAGATGATTATGCTCATTAAATCACTTTTAGTAGTTAATAAATAAAAGTTAAAATGTAGAAATAATATTATAAAAGAATAATGATATCTTAAGATTTGATTTAAACCCGCATGAAATTTTAAAATCATTAAAAAGTATTATATGATATAGGATGCTTTTCAGGAGTTTACATATTTTATCTCTATTAATTTATCTTATGATTAGATTTTTGTAGTTTTTTTTTAAAAAAAAGGGAATGAGGGAGAAATTATTTATCCAGTTTGGATTTGATTTTTTTCTCTGCTTCTTTGGCTTTTTCTTTTACTTTGCCTTTTGCTTCTTTAGCTTCCCCTTTTAGTTCTTTGGATTTGCCTTTTAATTCTCCTTTTAATTCTTTGGCTTTCCCTTTTAATTCACCCTCTTTTTCCTTAGCTTTGCCCTTTAATTCACCTGTTTTTTCACCCATAAAATCCCTCCTTTTTATGCAAAAATTTGTTTTCCATACTATATCTGTTAGCCGAAACTAATATAATTTTACTTTAATGGGCTTACCGGGAATCCTGAAGCCGATAAAAATTTTCAAAATCTAGTTAAAATTGGTTGAAAAGATTAATATTTTCCTTATAACAAAAATTATTACCAGTTAATATAATTTA
This genomic interval carries:
- a CDS encoding phospholipase D-like domain-containing protein, with the translated sequence MSIIIFKGRLKRIKGFNLPSYQVIIYNPDKAGLLDQGKLGESRTHKKGEFQVKTDLSSDDALFTNHHFKIKMEVLLEGDLIYETQIAGEFTGKVINLGEIKLQGNHHGVTGKLVDEEGQPLKDLVVVARKVNRKENSILEKDPLKLVDKVLPRLKGEKILGKSRTSKEGYYEIYYPPSSYHTLLGEKEDIEVAVRDSLDVSDLYIGEKIQDPSCAIIKADDIQLNRQDAVGWLVTLGRSKKSRYTTKNKVEFLIDNEVALESMLREINQARNFIYLTQFEFDPELLATYSDEYPPREFLVKALSRASKRGVEVKIVLNENLLIPDNFIQIRDYFQKSGVEVREFTSKGLYVMHAKTLLIDGKTGFIIGSPFKQLYWDTTSHLIADPRREGGPVHDVSLQLEGESLTYLEEFFLQLWNHITQKEYQGQGMLKSRFSPVSTGDIPLQIARSITPDSLSKKGERGIFEAYRKAIARAQDFIYLENQYFTNKTMIKALKNALKANENLQVVVVLNENPDIPGYKQWQNGSLEKLGIKSASDNLEHPQIGFFTLGAGDNQKIQPIYVHSKVGIVDDRWATVGTANLDGSSLTYVNELEGLVDTTFHRNMELNAIIPDRDKKTGEVLKLRKALWSEHLGIEKDLLKKEDNGWLGLWQKRAKENIRSISKKKPHFKGQLLPYSFELTAQSQLKDMGVKLNDEDVLE
- a CDS encoding LEA domain-containing protein, which translates into the protein MGEKTGELKGKAKEKEGELKGKAKELKGELKGKSKELKGEAKEAKGKVKEKAKEAEKKIKSKLDK